One Qiania dongpingensis genomic window carries:
- a CDS encoding ABC transporter permease, with protein MKKMHVLKFTGKYLVRVVTLLIAVSIISFILVSASPVDPVQQYVGAVPNVSEEQREKIAEYWGLNDPPLERFLAWGNSILHGDFGTSLIYRRPVLDIIKEKFAASLALMLTAWLFSGLIGFGIGCAMGIFNGKWLDKILKKICLIMCSIPTFWIGIVFLMFFSVKLGWFPMGMSVPKGVPADEVTILQRIHHLVLPALTLSFLSFANVALHTREKLVDVLESDYVLFAKARGESRFSILKRHGFRNILLPAVTMQFGSFSELFGGSVLAESVFSYPGLGAAAAAAGMGSDIPLLLGITLFSALFVFAGNMLANIIYGIVDPQIKEGYKNESYGS; from the coding sequence GTGACACTTCTTATCGCAGTCAGTATAATCAGTTTCATTCTGGTCAGCGCGTCTCCTGTGGATCCTGTACAGCAGTACGTGGGAGCAGTTCCAAACGTCAGTGAAGAACAAAGAGAAAAAATAGCAGAATACTGGGGATTAAATGATCCTCCGCTGGAAAGATTTCTCGCGTGGGGAAATTCCATTCTCCATGGCGACTTCGGTACATCATTGATATACCGTCGTCCGGTTCTGGATATCATCAAAGAAAAGTTCGCTGCTTCTTTGGCGCTCATGCTGACGGCCTGGCTCTTTTCGGGTCTGATTGGCTTTGGCATTGGATGCGCCATGGGGATTTTCAATGGAAAGTGGCTGGATAAGATTCTGAAAAAGATCTGCCTTATCATGTGTTCGATTCCTACGTTTTGGATAGGAATTGTATTCCTCATGTTCTTTTCTGTAAAGCTGGGCTGGTTCCCCATGGGGATGAGCGTGCCAAAGGGGGTGCCGGCCGATGAGGTAACCATCCTGCAGAGAATTCATCATCTGGTTTTGCCCGCATTGACTCTGAGTTTTCTTTCCTTTGCCAATGTGGCGCTTCATACCAGAGAAAAGCTGGTAGATGTGCTGGAAAGTGATTATGTTCTGTTTGCCAAGGCGAGAGGAGAATCACGCTTCAGCATCCTGAAGCGGCACGGGTTCCGAAATATACTGCTTCCCGCTGTTACCATGCAGTTCGGTTCATTCAGTGAATTGTTCGGCGGTTCTGTGCTGGCGGAAAGTGTCTTCTCCTACCCCGGACTGGGCGCGGCTGCGGCTGCGGCAGGTATGGGCTCGGACATCCCATTGCTTTTGGGTATCACCCTGTTCAGCGCCCTGTTTGTCTTTGCCGGAAATATGCTGGCCAATATTATCTATGGAATCGTAGATCCGCAGATTAAGGAGGGATATAAGAATGAGTCATATGGCAGCTAA
- a CDS encoding ABC transporter permease, with amino-acid sequence MSHMAAKDRTLRGEKGSCFLNRRTKIIVLAVLMFAVLVGIYLAGALSSNDLIAADFSQKGLKPSWEHPFGTDMLGRDMLVRTIKGLSVSIVVGTVASCVSAVIALIVGVVAATGASWLDHFINWVIDLVMGIPHTVLLILISFACGKGLKGVLIGVAVTHWTGLARIIRSEVLQIRSQQYIEVSRKLGHSSWWITVHHILPHMVPQFIIGLILMFPHAIMHESSLTFLGFGLPPEQPAIGIILSESMKYLSTGMWWLAFFPGLMLVIIVLLFDRLGENLKKIIDPYSAHE; translated from the coding sequence ATGAGTCATATGGCAGCTAAGGACCGTACTCTGCGGGGGGAAAAAGGCTCCTGTTTTCTGAACAGGAGGACAAAGATCATCGTTCTGGCGGTACTGATGTTTGCCGTACTCGTTGGGATATATCTGGCGGGGGCTTTATCAAGCAATGATCTGATCGCGGCGGATTTCTCCCAGAAAGGTTTAAAACCTTCCTGGGAACATCCGTTCGGAACAGATATGCTGGGCAGAGACATGCTGGTGAGGACCATAAAGGGTTTATCTGTCAGTATTGTAGTGGGGACTGTGGCGTCCTGTGTAAGCGCCGTAATTGCTTTGATCGTGGGCGTTGTGGCGGCTACAGGGGCCTCCTGGCTGGATCACTTTATCAACTGGGTGATAGACCTGGTGATGGGGATTCCTCACACGGTCCTGCTGATCTTAATATCCTTTGCCTGCGGGAAGGGGCTTAAAGGAGTTCTCATAGGCGTGGCGGTCACCCATTGGACAGGGCTGGCCCGTATCATCCGAAGTGAGGTCCTTCAGATCCGGTCCCAGCAGTATATCGAGGTGTCCAGAAAGCTTGGACATTCCAGCTGGTGGATCACCGTCCATCATATTCTGCCTCATATGGTGCCTCAGTTTATCATTGGGCTCATACTGATGTTCCCCCACGCCATCATGCACGAATCCAGTCTTACCTTTCTTGGATTTGGACTGCCCCCGGAGCAGCCCGCTATCGGTATCATCCTGTCAGAATCCATGAAATATCTTTCAACAGGAATGTGGTGGCTGGCCTTTTTCCCTGGACTGATGCTGGTGATCATCGTCCTGCTGTTTGACCGTTTGGGAGAGAATCTGAAGAAGATCATAGATCCGTACAGCGCCCACGAATAG
- a CDS encoding ABC transporter ATP-binding protein, whose protein sequence is MEKEPILTVKDLSVSFHMYDTGLEQYDLKVISNLNLDVCPGEIVAIAGSSGSGKSLLAHAVMGLLPGNAAMSGEISYKGSILSQKDKEKLRGKEMALVPQSVAYLDPLMKVDAQVRGSKPDRERIDAQKEIFKRFHLDEKTEKLYPFQLSGGMARRVLVSTAVISGADLIIADEPTPGLDLKMALEALKVFRELADEGKAVVLITHDIDLAFHIADRIAVFYAGTTVEIAEAEDFRKGPEALRHPYSKALWEALPQNGFKPIAGFQPYAKYLPDGCLFSPRCPHKTKECEQEIPMREVRGGYVRCIHAD, encoded by the coding sequence ATGGAAAAAGAACCAATTTTAACAGTCAAGGATCTGTCAGTATCCTTTCATATGTATGACACCGGACTTGAGCAGTACGATCTTAAAGTGATCTCCAACCTGAATCTGGATGTATGCCCCGGAGAAATCGTGGCAATCGCCGGCTCCAGCGGTTCCGGGAAAAGTCTTCTGGCTCATGCGGTCATGGGGCTTTTGCCGGGGAACGCGGCAATGAGCGGGGAGATTTCTTATAAAGGCAGCATATTGTCCCAGAAAGATAAAGAGAAGCTGAGGGGAAAAGAAATGGCGCTGGTCCCCCAGTCAGTCGCTTATCTGGATCCATTGATGAAGGTGGATGCACAGGTGAGAGGCAGCAAGCCGGACCGGGAACGTATAGACGCCCAGAAGGAAATTTTCAAACGGTTTCATCTGGACGAGAAAACAGAAAAGCTGTATCCTTTTCAGCTTTCCGGCGGCATGGCCAGAAGAGTCCTCGTCTCCACGGCAGTGATCAGCGGTGCGGATCTGATCATTGCCGACGAGCCTACGCCGGGACTGGACCTTAAGATGGCCCTGGAAGCCCTGAAGGTTTTCCGGGAATTGGCAGATGAGGGTAAGGCCGTGGTATTGATCACCCATGATATAGACTTGGCGTTTCATATAGCGGACCGTATCGCCGTTTTCTATGCGGGAACAACCGTAGAAATAGCGGAAGCGGAGGACTTCAGGAAAGGGCCGGAGGCTCTCCGCCACCCTTATTCTAAGGCATTGTGGGAGGCTCTTCCGCAGAATGGTTTTAAACCGATCGCTGGTTTTCAGCCTTATGCAAAATATCTCCCTGACGGCTGCCTATTTTCTCCCAGATGTCCTCATAAAACAAAGGAATGTGAACAAGAGATACCCATGAGAGAAGTGCGTGGGGGATATGTGAGGTGTATTCATGCGGATTGA
- a CDS encoding ABC transporter ATP-binding protein, which produces MRIEAKNISFRYGAKSPWILQDVSLSVEEGERVGLVGPSGYGKSTLIRIMAGYLRPQKGEILLDGKPLPRKGVSPVQLIYQHPEKAINPRWKMKKVLQESGMYRDEVMEALGIEKDWLERYPRELSGGELQRFCVARSLFHGTHFLFADEMSTMLDVITQAQIWNLMLKEVEERRLGLLMVTHNKELAKKICDREIHLEEINSKEL; this is translated from the coding sequence ATGCGGATTGAAGCTAAAAATATCAGCTTTCGGTATGGCGCCAAGTCTCCGTGGATTTTACAGGACGTCAGTCTGAGCGTAGAAGAAGGAGAGCGGGTCGGTCTGGTAGGGCCAAGCGGATATGGGAAGAGTACGCTGATCCGGATCATGGCCGGGTATCTCCGCCCGCAAAAAGGGGAAATCCTGCTGGACGGAAAACCGCTTCCGCGAAAAGGCGTTTCTCCGGTACAGTTAATCTATCAGCATCCGGAAAAAGCCATAAATCCCCGGTGGAAAATGAAAAAAGTGCTGCAGGAATCCGGCATGTATCGGGACGAGGTGATGGAAGCGCTCGGGATTGAAAAGGATTGGTTGGAGCGATATCCAAGAGAGCTGTCCGGCGGTGAGCTGCAGCGGTTCTGTGTGGCCCGTTCCCTGTTTCACGGAACTCACTTTCTGTTTGCAGATGAGATGAGCACTATGCTGGATGTGATCACGCAGGCGCAGATCTGGAATCTGATGCTGAAAGAAGTGGAAGAACGCCGCCTGGGACTTTTGATGGTCACCCATAACAAAGAACTGGCGAAAAAAATCTGTGACCGGGAAATCCATTTAGAAGAAATCAACAGCAAAGAATTATGA
- a CDS encoding recombinase family protein codes for MPRIRKDKMARSYAEPFWKIGLYIRLSREDDNEDESESVINQEKILRDFVDSYFEPGTYVIVDVFADDGLTGTDTARPNFKRLEGCIVRKEVNCMIIKSLARGFRNLADQQKFLEEFIPINGARFICTGTPFIDTYANPHSASGLEVPIRGMFNEQFAATTSEEIRKTFKMKRERGEFIGAFAPYGYKKDPNDKNSLIVDEEAAEVVKSIYHWFVNEGYSKMGIAKRLNQMGEPNPEAYKKKKGFKYNNPNSDKNDGLWSASTIVRILQNEVYTGVMVQGRNRVISYKVHKQINVPEEEWFVVPNTHEAIIDRETFEKAQALHKRDTRTAPGKQEVYLMSGFVRCADCKKAMRRKTARDIAYYSCRSYTDKKICSKHSIRQDKLENAVLAALQMQIALVDRLAEEIERINNAPVINRESKRLSHSLKQAEKQLKQYNDASDSLYLDWKSGEITKEEYRRLKGKIAEQIQQLEANISYLKEEMQVMADGIGTDDPYLTAFLKYKNIQSLNRGIMVELVKAVWVHENGEITVDFNFADEYQRIIDYIENNHNVIRVIENKAI; via the coding sequence ATGCCCCGCATACGCAAAGACAAAATGGCACGCAGTTATGCAGAGCCGTTTTGGAAAATTGGGCTATACATTCGACTATCCAGAGAGGACGACAACGAGGACGAAAGCGAGAGTGTTATCAACCAAGAAAAGATACTCCGCGACTTTGTAGACAGCTATTTTGAGCCGGGAACCTATGTGATTGTAGACGTGTTTGCCGACGACGGATTGACAGGCACCGACACAGCGCGACCAAACTTCAAACGGCTTGAGGGCTGCATTGTCCGAAAAGAAGTAAACTGCATGATTATCAAATCCCTTGCACGCGGTTTCCGCAACCTTGCCGACCAGCAAAAGTTTTTAGAGGAGTTCATACCCATTAACGGTGCAAGGTTTATTTGCACAGGCACACCATTTATTGACACTTACGCAAATCCCCATTCTGCAAGCGGCCTTGAAGTACCTATTAGGGGAATGTTCAACGAGCAGTTTGCCGCGACCACTTCCGAAGAAATCCGCAAAACATTCAAGATGAAACGGGAGCGCGGCGAGTTCATAGGCGCGTTTGCCCCTTACGGCTACAAGAAAGACCCAAACGACAAAAACAGCTTGATTGTAGATGAAGAAGCAGCGGAGGTTGTCAAAAGCATTTACCATTGGTTTGTCAATGAGGGGTACAGTAAAATGGGGATTGCAAAGCGGCTTAACCAAATGGGAGAGCCGAACCCCGAAGCCTATAAGAAGAAAAAAGGCTTTAAGTATAACAACCCTAATTCCGACAAAAACGATGGTTTGTGGTCTGCCAGCACGATTGTAAGGATATTGCAAAATGAAGTTTATACGGGCGTAATGGTGCAAGGCCGTAATCGCGTAATAAGCTACAAAGTACACAAGCAGATCAACGTCCCCGAAGAAGAATGGTTTGTCGTCCCCAACACACACGAAGCGATTATTGACAGGGAAACATTCGAGAAAGCGCAAGCCCTACATAAGCGCGACACAAGGACAGCCCCCGGCAAACAGGAAGTCTATCTCATGTCCGGCTTTGTCCGTTGCGCGGATTGCAAAAAGGCCATGCGGCGCAAAACCGCCCGCGATATTGCCTACTACTCTTGCCGCAGCTACACCGATAAGAAGATTTGCAGCAAACATTCTATCCGGCAAGACAAGTTGGAAAACGCGGTATTGGCAGCGTTGCAAATGCAAATTGCCCTTGTAGATCGGCTTGCAGAAGAAATTGAACGGATTAACAACGCGCCTGTTATCAACCGGGAAAGCAAGAGATTATCCCATTCCTTGAAACAGGCAGAGAAGCAGCTAAAACAGTACAATGACGCTTCCGATAGCTTGTACCTTGATTGGAAAAGCGGTGAGATTACCAAAGAGGAATACCGCCGCTTGAAAGGCAAGATTGCAGAACAGATACAACAGCTTGAAGCGAACATCTCCTATCTGAAAGAGGAAATGCAGGTAATGGCTGATGGTATCGGAACCGACGACCCGTATCTAACCGCCTTTCTGAAATACAAAAACATTCAGAGCCTTAACCGCGGGATTATGGTTGAACTCGTAAAAGCGGTTTGGGTGCATGAGAACGGGGAAATAACGGTTGACTTCAATTTTGCCGACGAGTACCAGCGAATTATTGATTACATCGAGAATAACCACAACGTTATCCGAGTGATTGAGAACAAGGCAATCTAA
- a CDS encoding DUF6870 family protein, with protein sequence MTAFPLRGKVERQLPRRKTGLAACGRRHTRRHNDTPALNTLKVLRGAPISMGRGETPVRLQLTTARFSLISHIVQAGAHILYYAANREGKKMITKLQLQQMRNVDITQVDRSTLVDIRNIHIDSSLPAAKKMQSYLEQIVNPYCFLCGDTPVRIRFVAEDRTLKQSLCDYFLSLK encoded by the coding sequence ATGACAGCTTTTCCCCTACGGGGAAAAGTCGAGCGACAACTACCGCGCCGTAAAACAGGTTTAGCAGCTTGTGGGCGACGACATACAAGGCGGCACAATGATACTCCCGCGTTGAACACCCTCAAAGTATTGCGCGGCGCACCCATAAGCATGGGCCGGGGTGAAACTCCCGTGAGGTTGCAGCTAACAACCGCCCGTTTCAGCCTTATTTCTCATATCGTACAAGCCGGAGCGCATATTCTGTACTATGCCGCTAACCGGGAGGGAAAGAAGATGATTACCAAGTTACAACTTCAACAAATGAGAAATGTTGATATTACACAGGTTGACCGCAGCACTTTGGTTGATATTCGTAATATCCATATTGACAGTTCTTTGCCAGCAGCAAAAAAAATGCAAAGCTACTTGGAGCAGATCGTCAATCCGTATTGTTTTCTTTGCGGCGATACGCCCGTAAGAATACGGTTTGTCGCAGAGGATAGAACGCTAAAGCAATCATTGTGCGATTACTTTTTAAGTCTGAAATAA
- a CDS encoding helix-turn-helix domain-containing protein has product MMNTVRKSENLLPFPVISAAANGDTTAMCAILKHYEGYIAKLCTRTLKDDAGNTYSYVDEEMRNRLQVRLITRTLAFHVG; this is encoded by the coding sequence ATGATGAATACCGTTAGGAAGTCTGAAAATCTGTTGCCGTTCCCTGTCATTTCCGCAGCGGCAAACGGCGACACAACCGCCATGTGCGCGATCTTGAAGCACTACGAGGGTTACATAGCGAAACTTTGTACCCGCACGCTGAAAGACGACGCGGGCAATACCTATTCCTATGTGGACGAGGAAATGCGTAACAGGCTGCAAGTGCGCCTTATTACCCGCACCCTTGCTTTTCATGTAGGATAA
- a CDS encoding sigma-70 family RNA polymerase sigma factor — protein MELSSSDKERIQHQYDALAKKTLVGEAKSHRRTLAKRAAREVTFSDLSESELAQLFTTDEYESDYFRFQVSGFDVLVKNELLAEALNALPERKRDIILLSYFLDMSDAEIGELLNVVRTTVFRHRKSALAKIKQYLEGKADDEYR, from the coding sequence ATGGAGCTATCTTCTTCCGACAAGGAAAGAATACAACATCAGTACGACGCATTAGCAAAGAAAACTTTGGTCGGCGAAGCGAAAAGCCACCGCCGCACTCTTGCGAAACGCGCAGCACGCGAAGTTACTTTTTCGGATTTGAGCGAAAGCGAACTCGCGCAGCTTTTCACAACGGACGAATACGAAAGCGATTATTTCCGTTTTCAAGTGTCCGGCTTTGATGTACTCGTCAAAAATGAACTGCTTGCCGAAGCCCTTAACGCTTTGCCCGAAAGGAAACGCGACATTATCCTTTTGTCCTACTTCTTGGATATGAGCGACGCGGAAATTGGCGAACTGCTGAATGTTGTACGCACGACGGTTTTCCGGCACAGGAAATCCGCGCTTGCGAAAATCAAACAGTATTTGGAGGGAAAAGCAGATGATGAATACCGTTAG